A genomic region of Thunnus albacares chromosome 2, fThuAlb1.1, whole genome shotgun sequence contains the following coding sequences:
- the LOC122995110 gene encoding uncharacterized protein LOC122995110 isoform X1: MGTAKKNFTVLISLMKEQICLFLLLCAPTLTQCFPVTAAQGGHDPVQLFFCKTPGCATDVTRVFCNDKLVFSNTDIISCTGPPPPNTVCQHNGRAFISSDTHGDCEFEGANDYMETKKCPDLSNICDFINAPTSSPIPTKGQQNVREDHAKWGTIVGGVLCLLLIVSGLTAFFCSKKKDGDRNQQPESDSGVTSPLRNMQSSGETSERDTDCDPGLTDGSPPSQRDHGV; this comes from the exons ATGGG TACAGCCAAGAAAAACTTCACAGTACTGATCTCTCTCATGAAAG AGCAAATCTGcctctttctgctgctgtgtgctcCCACACTCACTCAGTGCTTTCCAGTGACTGCAGCTCAAG GTGGACACGATCctgtgcagctgtttttctgcaAGACCCCAGGATGTGCCACTGATGTGACTCGTGTGTTTTGCAATGACAAGCTGGTTTTCAGTAACACTGACATCATAAGTTGCACAGGCCCTCCACCACCCAATACTGTCTGCCAGCACAATGGTCGGGCATTCATTTCCAGTGATACACATGGTGACTGTGAGTTTGAAGGGGCCAATGATTATATGGAGACCAAAAAATGTCCAG ACCTGAGcaacatttgtgattttatcaATG CTCCCACATCATCTCCCATCCCCACCAAGGGTCAACAAAATGTCAGGGAGGACCATGCAAAATGGGGAACCATTGTTGGTGGAGTTCTTT GTTTGTTACTAATAGTCTCTGGTCTCACTGCATTTTTCTGCTCtaaaaagaaagatggagatCGCAATCAACAGCCAGAAAG TGACTCTGGTGTGACTTCACCCCTAAGAAACATGCAAAGCTCTGGAGAAACCAGTGAGAG GGATACTGACTGTGATCCTGGATTGACAGATGGCAGCCCTCCTTCTCAGCGTGACCACGGAGTTTAA
- the unc45b gene encoding protein unc-45 homolog B, whose product MGDPIQLKDEGNKHFQAGDIDKAIECYTNAIKVCKDKKVLAVIHRNRSACHLKKENYANAASDASKAIDVDAADIKALYRRCQALEKLGKLDMAFKDVQRCATIEPKNKTFLETLRRLGAEIQAKLKTTFSTDSRVQNMFDILLDEEMEKDKREKAANNLIVLSREDAGADRIFQNNGVPLLLNMIETGKPEMILAAIRTLSGMCTGHKARAMAIINMVGIDKMCSIMAVDNEEIALATCNLFQCINDSLTGGDKREYGKEEALVLDAAKDLKTILLSLLEMVASKKVSGHGRDQALNLLSKNVPRQDKKEQNNSRTLFTIDHGLKKILKVCGQVPELPDQLPLTENTQLIASILLNRLYDDLKCDPERNNYRDVCDEYIKSKIDPNDMDKTIHAINVISGLLQGPFDVGNALVGHQGIMEMMVALCGSEREVDQMVAVEALIHSSTKMSRASFIITNGVSLLKDIYKKTKNERIKIRALVGLCKLGSAGGDDYSLRQFAEGSTEKLAKQCRKWLCNPQIDSKTRKWAIEGLAYLTNDADVKDDFVEDEISLKAMFELSKSTDKTIIYAVACTLVNCTNSYDKKEIIPELVQLAKFSKQHVPEQHPKDKKDFIEKRVKRLLKAGVISALAVMVKADNTILTNQTKEMLSRVFLALSEDPKDRGIIVAQGGGKALIPLALEGTEAGKVKASHALAKIAAISNPEIAFPGERVYEVVRPLVNLLHTDRDGIQNFEALRSLTNLAGFSEKLRVKILKEKALPEIENYMFEEHDQIRQAATECMCNLVTCKEVQDRYLEDGNDKLKLLVLLCGEDDDDVQVAAAGALAMLTAAQKKLCTKMTLVTTQWLEILQRLCLHANPRIQHRGLVIVYNMLNSDDSELAKKLIESEILEILTVIGKAEDNPKRQEPIDVARSCLVKAMDLSLIKPFSSPS is encoded by the exons ATGGGAGATCCAATCCAGTTAAAAGACGAGGGAAACAAGCACTTCCAGGCAGGAGACATTGACAAGGCCATTGAGTGTTACACTAATGCCATCAAAGTGTGCAAAGACAAGAAAGTACTGGCTGTCATTCACAGAAACAGGTCTGCATGCCACCTAAAGAAG gAAAATTATGCCAATGCAGCATCTGATGCATCTAAAG CAATTGATGTCGATGCCGCAGATATTAAAGCCTTATACAGGCGGTGTCAAGCTCTGGAAAAGCTAGGAAAACTCGACATGGCATTCAAGGATGTGCAGAGATGCGCCACCATCGAACCAAAGAACAAGACTTTCCTGGAGACTCTCCGCAGGCTGGGAGCAGAGATCCAGGCCAAG CTCAAAACAACATTCTCCACAGACTCAAGAGTACAGAACATGTTTGACATTCTCCTCGATGAAGAAATGGAAAAGGACAAGAGGGAAAAA GCTGCCAACAACCTGATTGTGCTGTCTAGAGAGGATGCCGGAGCAGACAGAATCTTCCAGAATAACGGAGTGCCTCTGCTGCTCAACATGATAGAGACAGGCAAACCAGAGATGATCCTGGCTGCTATTCGTACTTTGTCAGGAATGTGCACAGGACACAAAGCTCGG GCAATGGCCATCATTAACATGGTGGGCATTGATAAGATGTGCAGCATCATGGCTGTTGACAATGAGGAGATCGCACTGGCAACATGCAACCTCTTCCAGTGCATCAACGACTCCCTTACTGGTGGAGATAAAAGAGAATATGGGAAAGAAGAAGCCTTGGTTTTGG ATGCAGCCAAAGATCTGAAGaccatccttctctctcttctggAGATGGTTGCAAGTAAGAAGGTGTCTGGTCATGGCAGAGACCAGGCACTGAACCTCCTGAGTAAGAATGTACCTCGCCAAGAcaagaaagaacaaaacaacTCCAGGACCCTCTTCACTATTGATCACG GTTTGAAGAAGATCCTCAAGGTGTGTGGTCAGGTTCCTGAATTGCCAGACCAGCTGCCCTTGACAGAGAACACACAGCTGATTGCCAGCATACTCCTCAACAGACTCTATGATGACCTCAAATGTGACCCAGAGAGAAACAACTACAGGGACGTTTGTGATGAATATATCAA ATCCAAAATTGACCCCAATGACATGGACAAAACCATTCATGCTATCAACGTCATCTCAGGGCTGCTGCAGGGTCCCTTTGATGTCGGTAACGCCCTGGTTGGACATCAAGGTATCATGGAGATGATGGTGGCGCTGTGTGGCTCCGAGCGTGAGGTGGACCAGATGGTTGCTGTGGAAGCACTGATCCATTCCTCCACAAAGATGAGTCGTGCCAGCTTCATCATCACCAATGGCGTGTCATTGCTTAAAGACATCTACAAGAAGACCAAGAATGAGAGGATTAAAATACGTGCGCTGGTG GGTCTCTGTAAACTGGGCTCAGCTGGAGGTGATGACTACAGTTTAAGGCAGTTTGCTGAAGGCTCCACTGAGAAGTTGGCCAAGCAGTGCAGAAA ATGGCTCTGTAATCCACAAATAGATTCCAAAACAAGGAAGTGGGCTATCGAGGGCCTTGCTTATCTGACTAATGATGCTGATGTGAAAGATGACTTTGTTGAGGATGAGATTTCTTTGAAGGCCATGTTTGAATTGTCCAAG tCTACAGATAAGACCATCATATATGCAGTAGCTTGCACCCTGGTTAACTGCACTAACTCTTATGACAAGAAGGAAATCATCCCTGAGCTGGTCCAACTAGCCAAATTCTCAAAGCAACATGTGCCTGAGCAACACCCCAAG GACAAGAAAGACTTTATTGAGAAGAGAGTGAAAAGGCTGCTGAAGGCTGGAGTCATATCAGCTCTTGCAGTCATGGTCAAAGCTGACAACACCATCCTGACCAACCAGACCAAGGAGATGCTATCAAG GGTTTTCTTGGCATTGTCAGAGGATCCCAAAGATCGTGGCATTATTGTAGCTCAAGGTGGGGGAAAG GCTCTGATACCGCTGGCGCTGGAAGGAACAGAAGCTGGGAAGGTGAAGGCCAGCCATGCCCTTGCCAAGATCGCAGCCATTTCAAACCCAGAAATTGCCTTCCCTGGTGAGAGG GTGTATGAGGTGGTGCGGCCTTTAGTTAACCTCcttcacacagacagagatggaaTACAGAACTTTGAAGCTCTGAGAAGCCTCACCAACTTGGCTGGTTTCAGTGAAAAACTAAG AGTTAAGATTCTCAAAGAGAAAGCTCTGCCGGAAATTGAAAACTACATGTTTGAGGAGCACGACCAGATCAGACAGGCTGCCACTGAGTGCATGTGCAATCTTGTGACATGTAAAGAG GTCCAAGACCGTTACCTGGAAGATGGCAATGATAAGCTGAAGCTGTTGGTACTGCTTTGtggggaggatgatgatgatgttcagGTAGCTGCAGCTGGAGCGCTGGCCATGCTCACTGCTGCTCAGAAGAAGCTCTGCACTAAAATGACCCTTGTG ACCACCCAGTGGCTTGAGATCCTGCAGAGGTTGTGTCTCCATGCCAACCCCAGGATCCAGCACCGTGGCCTTGTGATTGTCTACAACATGCTCAACTCAGACGACAGTGAGCTGGCCAAGAAACTGATTGAGAGTGAGATTCTGGAAATCCTCACAGTGATCGGCAAGGCGGAAGACAATCCAAAGAGGCAGGAGCCCATCGATGTGGCACGGTCATGCCTGGTCAAAGCGATGGATCTCAGCCTCATCAAACCCTTCTCCAGCCCCTCTTAA
- the LOC122995092 gene encoding golgin subfamily A member 6-like protein 22 codes for MERRESRASRDYNRGMEEMRKLMEGEMKEREEKLRTAAKIMVFKERETWRSDREQLLEKLSVTEEEITALKSDLQDEKDKNRNREQEIWSLHCQLSSEKEKYNSANGLWWRKLNEVLEKAAGGIRKRDDQIISLERSLHAEKESWQQKVSQLEELLSEKEREISRANKKRRERTTAHIATLALLSETQSALKESQLACNSLEEKLRQQLTEKMEKDQRELSERVESLCKELSERVSKCREDLSTVCESWERRSHQWRKEKKQLEETLQAKHEIWIHEEAQMKEQIQRLTNDNLQLQELLIKKEKKKQKSFWSWSRSK; via the exons ATGGAAAGACGAGAGAGTAGAGCCAGCAGG GACTACAACAGAGGgatggaggagatgaggaaaTTGATGGAGGGTGAGATGAAGGAGAGGGAAGAAAAGTTAAGGACCGCTGCTAAAATCATGGTCTTCAAGGAGAGGGAGACCTGGAGAAGTGACAGAGAGCAACTTCTGGAAAAGCTCTCTGTCACTGAGGAAGAAATCACGGCATTGAAGAGTGACCTCCAGGATGAAAAGGACAAGAACAGGAACAGAGAACAAGAGATCTGGTCTCTTCACTGCCAGCTCTCTTCTGAGAAAGAAAAGTACAACTCCGCCAATGGTCTCTGGTGGAGAAAGTTAAACGAAGTGCTGGAAAAGGCAGCAGGGGGCATCAGAAAGAGAGATGATCAAATCATCTCTCTTGAACGGAGCCTCCACGCTGAGAAAGAGAGCTGGCAGCAAAAAGTCAGCCAGCTGGAAGAGCTCCtcagtgaaaaagagagagaaatcagCAGGgccaataaaaaaagaagagaacgTACCACCGCTCATATTGCCACCTTGGCCCTGCTGAGTGAAACACAGTCAGCTTTGAAAGAAAGTCAACTGGCCTGTAATTCACTAGAGGAAAAACTCAGACAGCAGCTGACTGAAAAAATGGAGAAAGACCAGAGAGAGCTCTCAGAGAGAGTAGAGAGCCTCTGCAAGGAGCTCTCTGAGAGAGTCAGTAAGTGTAGAGAGGACCTCTCCACAGTGTGCGAGAGTTGGGAGAGGAGGTCACACcagtggagaaaagagaagaaacaactGGAGGAGACGCTGCAggccaaacatgagatttggaTCCACGAGGAGGCGCAGATGAAAGAACAGATCCAGCGCCTCACCAACGACAACCTCCAGCTTCAG gaGCTCCTgataaaaaaggagaagaagaagcagaagagcTTCTGGAGCTGGAGTCGCAGCAAATAA
- the LOC122995110 gene encoding uncharacterized protein LOC122995110 isoform X2 has product MGTAKKNFTVLISLMKEQICLFLLLCAPTLTQCFPVTAAQGGHDPVQLFFCKTPGCATDVTRVFCNDKLVFSNTDIISCTGPPPPNTVCQHNGRAFISSDTHGDCEFEGANDYMETKKCPDLSNICDFINAPTSSPIPTKGQQNVREDHAKWGTIVGGVLCLVLLVSGLTAYFYCKKRNRDRNQQPESDSGVTSPLRNM; this is encoded by the exons ATGGG TACAGCCAAGAAAAACTTCACAGTACTGATCTCTCTCATGAAAG AGCAAATCTGcctctttctgctgctgtgtgctcCCACACTCACTCAGTGCTTTCCAGTGACTGCAGCTCAAG GTGGACACGATCctgtgcagctgtttttctgcaAGACCCCAGGATGTGCCACTGATGTGACTCGTGTGTTTTGCAATGACAAGCTGGTTTTCAGTAACACTGACATCATAAGTTGCACAGGCCCTCCACCACCCAATACTGTCTGCCAGCACAATGGTCGGGCATTCATTTCCAGTGATACACATGGTGACTGTGAGTTTGAAGGGGCCAATGATTATATGGAGACCAAAAAATGTCCAG ACCTGAGcaacatttgtgattttatcaATG CTCCCACATCATCTCCCATCCCCACCAAGGGTCAACAAAATGTCAGGGAGGACCATGCAAAATGGGGAACCATTGTTGGTGGAGTTCTTT GTTTGGTACTACTAGTCTCTGGTCTCACTGCATATTTCTActgtaaaaagagaaacagagaccgCAATCAACAGCCAGAAAG TGACTCTGGTGTGACTTCACCCCTAAGAAACATGTAA